The genomic stretch TGGTTGAGCCAGCTGGTCTAAGTGTCGGCCTCATCCTCTGGAATGTACGCATCTTCTGACACTCTGTCCATGGGCTGCGTCTACAACAGGACCACCACAGCCTTCAGCCCCAAAGTAGACTCCAGATAGTTGGCTCAGGCATTCTAGGATCTGCACCTCTTTTAAAACCGAGATAGAGCACTACGGGGATGAAGCCCCAGTGGATGGCGAACTGGCCACCCTTGAAGAGCTGCTGTAGCCGCTGCTTGGCCTCCTTGCTAAGCTTCGGCATCCCGGTGGCggggcagagaggaggaggaagaggagggttccacgatggtttattctgagggtctcgcaaagggtcttgaagctgctcttctaaagaaatgggccaagacagcctctttaatagggttagggaggattgaaaactgaccaattgtaagggttacagaaactagcctatggggtcacagagagataagcaggcctggaagaccagagtgaggactcctggttcaatttctatgactcagcaaatacctatctctaaatatccctccacggagccgtagccagccctgcacctgcTACACCAGAGCACTCATACACCTGAATCATCACTCCCCTACAATGATTTGCCACTGTCATCTCCCAGTTAAAtccaagggaaagcaaagggtaTAGAACAGCAGGAATATTTAACCCAGTTGGGTACAAGCTGTTAATCAGGCATGAGATCCTTATCAGTGATACTCTGTGTCTTGGAGAGGTTTTGTTCTAATCTTGGGGCCCACG from Haemorhous mexicanus isolate bHaeMex1 chromosome 17, bHaeMex1.pri, whole genome shotgun sequence encodes the following:
- the LOC132335142 gene encoding mitochondrial import receptor subunit TOM7 homolog; amino-acid sequence: MPKLSKEAKQRLQQLFKGGQFAIHWGFIPVVLYLGFKRGADPRMPEPTIWSLLWG